The segment GTGTTGTAGTTGCTCATGGGCGATCGCCAGTTCTTCTCGGCTCTGCCGTTCTGCCAGCAGCGCACTGATTAGCAGCAAAATGAACAATAGGGCTAAAGCAAAGGTAATCGTAATATTTAAGCTGGCCGCAAATAGGATGTATTGCACCTGCCCAGGATCAAACTGTTGGGGTTTCATGGGCAAGGTTTGCAGATCAACCCACAACATCAACACAAACGATACAAGCGTAATGCCAGAAGTGAGAAGGCGACCCCGCAGGCGACACATCAAACAACTGCGAATCACGACAATCACATAAAGGGCTGGAGAAAGGCTGATAGGTTCATCTACTATCACAGGTAACCAGAGCAAGCCAAACTCTAGAGCCGTTAGCAACACCGGATGCATCCAGTGGGTCTGCCGAGGAATCAACCCAACCGACGCAAACCCCACAACGATTAACACATCCAAAATTGAACCGTGTTCAGGTGGGTTTAGAGGGCTAGGAAGAATGGCGTTAAACAGCGCGATGAGTAACAACACCCACTCAAGGTAAGACATCAATCGCTGCGGGTCACGGTAAACAGGGGTGGATTGCTTCACAACACTACAGGACGAAGATACGCTGGCTAACCAAACTTTAATATACGGCTCAGGTTTTCAACCAGGGACAATAGTCCTACTCAAGGTGACAATCTGTGACTTTAGTACCAGTTCACATTCAACACCTTTACCCCATGAATATGGGGACTTTTGCTTCCTGTTATTTGGCTCCTGGGTTCTTAGGATGAAGCACATCTGAGACGATAGAGGAAGAAACTGTGAGATTAAATGGTGCTTCAACTCATCTGTTGATCGCAGGATTGGTTGGGTTAGGAGGAATACAAGCGGCTCAAGCCAGCGAAACCCACATCACAGCGGTACAACTAAACCCAGTGAGCGATGGATTAGAACTCATTCTGGATACGACTACGGCTGACCCCACCGAACCCCATGCAATTTCTGATGAACCTGAGATTTTAGAGACGGATGAAAATCAGTGGGTCGTTGACCTCCCCAATAGTCGCCTGACCTTGACTAATGGCAACGGATTTTTGCAAAGCAACCCAGCACCTGGTATCAGTTCGGTGATGGTGAATCAATACGATCGCGATCGCGTCCGTATTACCGTTACAGGCACAACTACTGCCCCCATCGGGGCGATCGCTCAACACACTGGAGAAAACCTTGCACTTACCATTGCTTCCACAGTCACCCGAACTAATACATCCCCATCAGCGGCAACCCCACTCCGTACGGCACAGATTCCACCTGCACCAGAAGTTTTGGTTCCGAATCCCACCATTCAAATTGAAGGAGATTTGCCCGGTCGCCCAACCCCTCAGCAGGTGCCCCTACAACCCAGGGCGATCGCCCCTCCCCTCGGCGACATTGCGATTTCCAACGTAGATGCTTCACCCAGCCTGGTTAATTTGGGAACCTCTGAGTTAGTGCCCCGGTTAGTCCTGCGAGAAGCACGGGTGCGAGATGTGTTAGCTCTGTTGGCACGAGCCGCCGGATTGAATCTGGCATATGACGAGACACCAATTGAGCCAGGAACAGGGCAAGGGCAGGAAAACGCTACCAACGCAGAGCCGACCATTTCATTAGATATCGAAAATGAACCGATTCAAGATGTCTTCAACTATGTCTTACAACTGACCGGGCTAGAGGCTAACCGTCGAGGTCGCACCATTTTTGTCAGTAATCGGTTGCCAAACGCCGCTCGCAATCTGAGCGTCCGCAGCTTGCGTCTAAATCAGGTACAGGTAGGAGTTGCTCTCAACTTTTTAGTGGGAATGGGCGCAGAAAGTGCGGTCAGTCGAGAACGACTTGTCACCAGCGTCAACGCAGTTCCCGTTCAGCTT is part of the Oscillatoria sp. FACHB-1407 genome and harbors:
- a CDS encoding AMIN domain-containing protein; its protein translation is MRLNGASTHLLIAGLVGLGGIQAAQASETHITAVQLNPVSDGLELILDTTTADPTEPHAISDEPEILETDENQWVVDLPNSRLTLTNGNGFLQSNPAPGISSVMVNQYDRDRVRITVTGTTTAPIGAIAQHTGENLALTIASTVTRTNTSPSAATPLRTAQIPPAPEVLVPNPTIQIEGDLPGRPTPQQVPLQPRAIAPPLGDIAISNVDASPSLVNLGTSELVPRLVLREARVRDVLALLARAAGLNLAYDETPIEPGTGQGQENATNAEPTISLDIENEPIQDVFNYVLQLTGLEANRRGRTIFVSNRLPNAARNLSVRSLRLNQVQVGVALNFLVGMGAESAVSRERLVTSVNAVPVQLPQDGAAPLPPAVTQTQTTTEERIETQRVDYEDTTPPLRGLLVLGDERTNTLTLIGTPRQIELATSGLVQLDVRRRQVAVNVQIVDVNLSAIETIGASFSFGIGDVFFRGLEPANIDGAASVNINDFTDNVTSNAFTALLEAEITSGNAKILTDPTLIVQEGQRATVALTQEVQTSTGTTTFDDEGNVVSFDQDDPRAAGLTLVIEVSRIDDNGFVTLSVAPTVTAPTEQQTNPDDSVTTLLSSRSLESGQIRLRDGQTLILTGIIQDSDRVTVSKVPILGDIPLLGALFRSTNRQNERREVIVLLTPQVINDSDQSTFGYSYIPSNATQQVLQQYSR